ATTTTTTCTTTGGGATCTTCCGGTTTTTGGGAGGCCATCCATAATCTCCCCGTGATACGAAGAATTACTTCTTCCATGACTGCAAACAAAATGTCTTCTTTGGTCTCAAAATGATGGAATAAACTACCGGACTGAATGCCTACATCCTGTGCCAATTCCCTGACTGTCGACCGTTCATAACCATTCTTGTAAAACAGCTTTGCCGCGGCCTGAACCAAAGCATGGCGACGATTCGTTTGTTTTTTCATAGGAACACCATTATTTTTAAAATTATACCATTGATGTCTATCAAGTGCTTGGTTGATAAAGAATGGTTTTTTAGGCATATATCAAGTAAAATATAGTCACCTTGAATAAATTCTTCAAATTTATGTAAAACTTTTCTTGCATATCAATCAAGTGTTTGCTAGAGTCTGCGCAAACCTAGCAAGTGCTTGGTTGTTATTTAAAATTGATTAGCCAGGATAATGAGATAAGAGGAGATCCTATGCCGGTGATCCAGACTCGGATTGATAAAGCTTCTGAAGATTTTCAAAAAAATAGAAATGAAATGCTGGCCATCATTGCTGAATTTCGCTCTGCTGAAAAGAAAGTGGTGGATAAAGAAGAGGCCGCTCGTGAAAAATTCAACAAACGAGGCCAGTTGCTTCCAAGAGAACGGTTGTCCATGCTATTGGATCCCGGTTCTCCTTTTTTAGAACTATCGTCTTTAGCCGGACACAGAATGTATGATGATGAAGACGGCACAGGCGCTGGCGGTGGAATTATCAGTGGAATTGGTTTCGTCGCGGGAGTCCGTTGTGTTGTTTCCTGCAGTAACAGCGCCATCAAGGGGGGAACCATCTCTCCTGCCGGATTGAAAAAGTCGCTCCGGACACAGCAGGTCATCATGGAAAACAATCTTCCTGCAATCACACTTGCGGAAAGTGGTGGTGCCAACCTCATGTATCAATCGGAAATCTTCATCGAAGGCGGACAAACCTTTGCCAATCAAGCCAGAATTTCAGCCGCGGGTATTCCGCAAATCACCGTCGTGCATGGCAGTTCAACCGCTGGTGGCGCCTATCTTCCGGGGCTGTCTGATTATGTGGTGATGATCCGGAAAAAAGCCAAAGTTTTTCTTGCGGGACCACCATTGCTGAAAGCCGCGACAGGTGAGATTGCCACGGATGAAGATCTGGGCGGGGCCGAAATGCATGGAACCATTGCTGGAACCGCGGAATATCTTGCGGAAGATGATCGGGATGGAATCCGCATTGCTCGCGAAATCGTTTCTTCACTGGGATGGAATAACAACTGCTCATTTCAGAACCCCACCCGATTCAAACCACCTCAGTATGATGCGGAAGAACTCATTGGCATTGTTCCTCCCGATTTCAAAAAGAATTATGATGTTCGAGAAGTGATTGCCAGAATTACAGATGATTCCGCATTTCTGGAATTCAAGGAAGAGTATGATCCCTACACCATCTGTGGTCATGCTTCTTTAGAAGGATTACCCTGTGGAATCATCGGAAACAATGGCCCCATCACGCCCAAAGGTGCTGTCAAAGCCGCGCAATTCATCCAGTTGTGCTGTCAAAGCAATATTCCCATCATCTATTTGCAGAATACCACAGGGTATATGGTTGGAACTGACGCGGAAC
This window of the SAR324 cluster bacterium genome carries:
- a CDS encoding acyl-CoA carboxylase subunit beta, with amino-acid sequence MPVIQTRIDKASEDFQKNRNEMLAIIAEFRSAEKKVVDKEEAAREKFNKRGQLLPRERLSMLLDPGSPFLELSSLAGHRMYDDEDGTGAGGGIISGIGFVAGVRCVVSCSNSAIKGGTISPAGLKKSLRTQQVIMENNLPAITLAESGGANLMYQSEIFIEGGQTFANQARISAAGIPQITVVHGSSTAGGAYLPGLSDYVVMIRKKAKVFLAGPPLLKAATGEIATDEDLGGAEMHGTIAGTAEYLAEDDRDGIRIAREIVSSLGWNNNCSFQNPTRFKPPQYDAEELIGIVPPDFKKNYDVREVIARITDDSAFLEFKEEYDPYTICGHASLEGLPCGIIGNNGPITPKGAVKAAQFIQLCCQSNIPIIYLQNTTGYMVGTDAEQNGIVKHGSKMLQAVANATVPQITIVLGGSFGAGNYGMCGRGLSPRFILSWPNARIGVMGGEQAAKVMSIVTEEKNKKRGQTTSPDMLKMMEQQIIERMDKESTAIFGSARLWDDGIIDPRDTRKVLSFLLRTCLEGDSRRLYPVTFGVARM